The following are from one region of the bacterium genome:
- a CDS encoding DUF72 domain-containing protein, with amino-acid sequence MPKRILIGTSGFSYDDWKGTWYPPDLSKKDMLGFYSDVFDALELNVTYYRTPPPRSAESILEKSKRRLAFSIKAPGELTHRREIGRSVIEPFRDFLQPFRETGTLSALLFQFPYAFHASPATWDFLSRIRDAFPDDPIVVEMRHNSWDNARADVQLSALQFSRAILDQPDVSKLSASARESVTGPIAYFRFHGRNRDAWFQHEEMSDRYRYDYSKKELEEWVPRVRESSEKAQSTMVFFNNHPDGNAPKDAEDLAGLLGQPLRGSGYSDLFS; translated from the coding sequence ATGCCGAAGCGCATCTTGATCGGGACATCCGGGTTTTCCTACGATGATTGGAAGGGGACGTGGTATCCCCCTGACCTGTCGAAGAAGGACATGCTTGGATTCTATTCGGATGTGTTCGATGCGCTGGAACTGAATGTCACCTATTACCGTACGCCGCCGCCGCGCAGTGCGGAATCGATCCTGGAGAAATCGAAAAGGCGATTGGCCTTCTCGATCAAGGCCCCAGGCGAGTTGACGCATCGGCGGGAAATCGGAAGATCGGTGATCGAACCATTCCGCGATTTCCTGCAGCCGTTCAGAGAGACCGGGACGTTGAGCGCTTTGTTGTTTCAGTTTCCGTACGCGTTTCATGCTTCGCCGGCGACGTGGGATTTTCTTTCGCGCATTCGCGATGCTTTTCCGGACGATCCGATCGTCGTGGAGATGCGTCACAACTCGTGGGACAATGCCAGGGCGGATGTGCAGCTTTCAGCGTTGCAGTTTTCGCGAGCGATTCTCGACCAGCCGGACGTCTCGAAATTGTCCGCGTCGGCGCGCGAGAGCGTGACGGGTCCGATCGCGTATTTCCGTTTTCACGGGCGGAATCGCGACGCGTGGTTCCAGCACGAGGAGATGTCCGACCGTTATCGGTACGATTACTCCAAAAAGGAACTAGAGGAGTGGGTACCGCGGGTTCGCGAATCGTCGGAGAAGGCACAGTCGACGATGGTGTTCTTTAATAACCATCCGGACGGCAATGCGCCGAAGGATGCGGAGGACCTGGCGGGATTGCTTGGCCAGCCGTTGCGGGGCAGCGGATACAGCGACTTGTTTTCTTAA
- a CDS encoding HAD hydrolase family protein encodes MEGRETIRLIVADIDGCFSAGGKHQFDLEVTRRVREWNDASKEDPTIPALVFCTGRPLPYVQCLHQYAGAYLPSLAECGAVMWDPRIRRYKVHPTYTIENRCHYVELASHAEQDLQTKYGNIGIEAGKICQLTLFPIPPMTMQELLPLVEVFGERWQERFIVDRTHAVINFLPPGINKGTGLQWMLDDIDIPAKNVLGLGDASSDWDFMQHCGLSATPSNAQADLRELSAWKLDGGPAECVIELYDRAMAHNRTLTVSVD; translated from the coding sequence ATGGAAGGACGGGAGACGATCCGGCTGATTGTTGCAGACATTGATGGCTGCTTCTCCGCGGGAGGAAAGCACCAGTTCGATCTGGAGGTTACGCGACGCGTTCGCGAATGGAACGACGCCTCGAAGGAAGACCCAACGATCCCCGCGCTCGTGTTCTGCACCGGACGCCCACTGCCCTACGTCCAATGCCTGCATCAATACGCTGGCGCGTACCTGCCCAGCCTTGCCGAGTGCGGCGCCGTTATGTGGGACCCGCGAATTCGCCGCTACAAAGTCCACCCCACGTACACGATTGAGAATCGTTGTCACTACGTTGAACTGGCAAGCCACGCCGAACAGGATCTGCAAACCAAGTACGGCAACATCGGCATTGAAGCCGGCAAGATCTGCCAACTGACATTGTTCCCGATTCCGCCGATGACCATGCAGGAATTGCTGCCACTTGTCGAAGTGTTCGGCGAGCGCTGGCAGGAGCGCTTCATCGTCGATCGCACGCACGCGGTCATCAATTTCCTGCCGCCTGGGATCAACAAGGGCACTGGATTGCAGTGGATGCTCGACGACATCGACATCCCGGCAAAGAACGTCCTCGGCCTCGGCGACGCCTCGAGCGATTGGGACTTCATGCAGCACTGCGGCCTCTCCGCAACGCCAAGCAATGCCCAGGCGGACTTGCGCGAACTCAGCGCCTGGAAACTCGACGGCGGACCGGCCGAATGTGTGATTGAACTCTACGATCGCGCCATGGCACACAACCGCACACTGACTGTCTCTGTGGATTAA
- the mntR gene encoding manganese-binding transcriptional regulator MntR, with the protein MAPSDFELTRSPARQRADHAMENAEDYVELISDLQREIGAAHKSDIAARLGVSHVTVHKTINRLKALGLVNAESYRAVSLTDEGAKLAEESRARHHLVLRFLKALGVPRQAAEEDAEGIEHHVGSDTLKAMTRFCQAMEKDGTFTRAASKKTN; encoded by the coding sequence ATGGCACCCAGCGATTTCGAACTCACTCGCTCCCCCGCCCGCCAGCGGGCCGACCACGCCATGGAGAACGCCGAGGACTACGTCGAGTTGATCAGCGATCTGCAGCGCGAAATCGGCGCCGCCCACAAGAGCGACATCGCCGCCCGCCTCGGCGTCAGCCACGTCACCGTCCACAAGACGATCAACCGCCTGAAGGCCCTCGGGCTCGTCAACGCGGAGTCCTACCGCGCGGTTTCGCTGACCGACGAGGGCGCGAAGCTCGCCGAGGAATCCCGCGCTCGCCACCACTTGGTCCTGCGCTTCCTGAAGGCCCTCGGCGTTCCCCGCCAGGCCGCCGAAGAAGACGCCGAAGGCATCGAACACCATGTCGGCTCGGACACGCTGAAGGCCATGACCCGTTTCTGCCAGGCCATGGAGAAGGACGGCACCTTCACCCGCGCGGCATCGAAGAAAACAAACTGA
- the hisB gene encoding imidazoleglycerol-phosphate dehydratase HisB, producing the protein MPNKDTDSSRKIVETRRKTAETDISARLDLDGYGRFEGHTGVPFFDHMLVLLARHGGLDLKLTADGDTNVECHHTVEDAGIVFGMLLAEAAGDKAGIMRYGHAVVPMEEALCECTIDFCGRPFLYFHADFRRPMIENYATEITEDFFRAVANNAGLTMHLECRRGRNAHHIVEGLFKAFARALRVAISADPRMSGVPSTKGML; encoded by the coding sequence ATGCCTAATAAGGATACGGACTCGTCACGCAAGATCGTCGAAACGCGCCGCAAGACGGCGGAGACGGACATTTCGGCCAGGCTCGATCTTGATGGCTACGGCCGGTTCGAGGGCCACACCGGTGTACCGTTCTTCGATCACATGCTGGTGCTGCTGGCGCGTCACGGCGGGCTGGATCTGAAGCTGACCGCCGACGGTGACACGAATGTGGAGTGCCACCACACGGTGGAGGACGCGGGGATCGTGTTTGGGATGCTGCTGGCGGAAGCGGCCGGCGACAAGGCCGGCATCATGCGTTACGGACACGCCGTCGTGCCGATGGAAGAGGCGTTGTGCGAATGCACGATCGATTTCTGCGGCCGGCCGTTCCTTTACTTCCACGCGGATTTTCGTCGGCCGATGATCGAGAATTACGCGACGGAAATCACAGAGGACTTCTTCCGCGCCGTGGCCAATAACGCCGGGCTGACGATGCACCTGGAGTGCCGCCGCGGGCGCAATGCCCACCATATCGTCGAGGGCCTGTTCAAGGCGTTCGCCCGTGCGCTGCGCGTGGCGATCTCTGCGGACCCGCGCATGTCGGGCGTGCCGAGCACGAAGGGGATGCTTTAG
- a CDS encoding NAD-dependent epimerase/dehydratase family protein: MRVLVIGGTRFMGPHVVRRLIAMGHGVAVFHRGHTEPDFPHEVLRLHGDRRRLRDHAVEFRTFAPDVVLDMIAVTESDAVEAMEVFTGLAKRFVVASSMDVYRAYGILLGKEDGPLQPVPMDETSKLRTNLYPYRGDEPRADDDPMKRMDDYDKIPIERAVLGEPKLPGTVLRLPMVYGPEDYQYRLFDPLKRMDDARPAILLEEGYAAWRTTRGYVENVAAAIALAVNDDRAAGRTYNVGEEDGLTEKEWLEAIGREAGWSGRVVSVPKEELPESLVADMNTDQDLVCDCSHIRDELGFKAEIDLPEALRRTIEWQRKNHPPRIDESAFNYAEEDKILARLGIG; the protein is encoded by the coding sequence ATGCGCGTTCTTGTCATCGGCGGCACCCGATTCATGGGCCCCCACGTTGTGCGACGGCTGATTGCGATGGGGCACGGGGTTGCCGTCTTCCATCGCGGACACACCGAACCGGATTTCCCTCACGAGGTGTTGCGCCTGCACGGCGATCGGCGGCGGTTGCGCGATCACGCGGTGGAGTTCCGCACATTTGCGCCGGACGTCGTGCTGGACATGATCGCCGTCACGGAGTCGGACGCGGTGGAGGCGATGGAAGTCTTCACGGGCCTGGCGAAGCGCTTCGTCGTGGCCAGCAGCATGGACGTTTATCGTGCGTATGGAATTCTGCTGGGCAAGGAAGACGGGCCGCTGCAGCCGGTGCCGATGGATGAAACGAGCAAGTTGCGCACGAATCTGTATCCGTATCGCGGAGACGAACCGCGCGCGGACGACGATCCGATGAAGCGCATGGACGACTACGATAAAATCCCGATCGAGCGCGCAGTTCTTGGCGAGCCGAAGTTGCCGGGCACGGTGTTGCGTCTGCCGATGGTTTACGGTCCGGAGGATTATCAGTATCGGTTGTTCGATCCGTTGAAGCGCATGGACGATGCACGTCCGGCGATTCTTCTGGAGGAAGGCTATGCGGCGTGGCGCACGACGCGCGGCTACGTGGAAAATGTCGCGGCGGCAATTGCGTTGGCGGTGAATGACGATCGCGCGGCGGGACGGACTTACAATGTTGGCGAGGAAGACGGGCTGACAGAGAAGGAGTGGCTGGAAGCGATCGGTCGCGAAGCCGGATGGAGCGGGCGCGTTGTCTCCGTCCCCAAGGAGGAACTGCCCGAGTCGCTTGTTGCCGACATGAACACTGACCAGGATCTTGTCTGCGATTGCTCGCACATTCGCGACGAATTGGGCTTCAAGGCGGAGATCGATCTTCCGGAAGCGCTGCGCCGCACGATCGAATGGCAGCGCAAGAATCATCCTCCGCGCATCGACGAGAGCGCATTCAATTACGCCGAGGAAGACAAGATTCTGGCGCGGCTGGGGATTGGGTAG
- a CDS encoding GNAT family N-acetyltransferase: MSSICELRVEDLEKFLPLLAEIECGAHFDMANAEHVAFLRHRIEVYVAMGAQFFAARGDDGAPLGIVAVIVERKLHCAPSAEVVSIGTMAAHRRSGVGTELLNHAVDIARRAKAHAVFAKTYAADAGTIAFYGRNGFHPVAVIPGTNGPDDEGDAVMRKGLSESDS, encoded by the coding sequence GTGTCGTCGATTTGCGAACTGAGAGTGGAGGATCTGGAGAAGTTTCTGCCGTTGTTGGCCGAGATTGAGTGCGGTGCGCACTTCGATATGGCAAACGCGGAGCATGTTGCTTTCCTGCGCCACCGGATTGAGGTGTACGTTGCGATGGGTGCGCAGTTCTTCGCCGCACGGGGGGATGATGGCGCGCCTCTCGGGATCGTGGCCGTTATTGTCGAGCGCAAGCTGCATTGCGCGCCGTCGGCAGAGGTTGTCTCGATCGGCACAATGGCCGCGCATCGTCGCAGCGGCGTCGGGACGGAGCTTCTGAATCACGCAGTGGACATAGCGCGGCGGGCGAAGGCGCATGCAGTGTTCGCGAAAACATATGCGGCCGATGCGGGTACGATCGCCTTCTACGGTCGCAACGGTTTCCACCCGGTCGCGGTCATTCCCGGGACCAACGGTCCGGACGATGAAGGCGATGCCGTGATGCGGAAGGGGTTGTCGGAGTCGGACTCATGA
- the sulP gene encoding sulfate permease, protein MFIPKLVVCLRDYSRKTFFSDLFAGLTVGVVALPLAMAFAIASGVPPERGLFTAIVAGFLISALGGSRVQIGGPTGAFVVIVAGIVAEFGYDGLVWSTLLAGGLLVALGIGRMGALIRFIPFPVTTGFTSGIAVVIFSTQIRDLLGLRMESVPAEFVDKWIEYVRHLGSINPSAATVGIGTILVIAVTRKFVPRIPAMLVGMLVATIAAAALHLDVETIGSRFGELPRTLPAPGLPSISFSELRALVPSAFTIAMLAAIESLLSATVADGMTGGRHKPNTELIAQGVANVGTVLFGGIPATGAIARTATNIKSGAKTPVAGLIHAVTLFLLLLFFAPLAKAIPLAALAGILVVVSYNMSEVNHFIGLLKAPRSDVMVLLSTFGLTVLIDLTVAVEVGIVLAALLFIRRMSEVTSVGMITREVRGDEEEGPDPNALSLRHIPAGAEVFEIQGAFFFGAADRFKETLRTVERPPKVLIVRMRNVFAMDATGLHLLEELLHLCRRDGTTVVLSGVHAQPLVAMQRKGLWDAIGEENIHGNIDDAIDRACDLLGEPRPEHPAPFVPVVAREGAVAPNAG, encoded by the coding sequence ATGTTCATTCCCAAGCTTGTTGTCTGTCTCCGCGATTATTCTCGAAAAACGTTCTTTTCCGACCTGTTTGCCGGCCTGACCGTGGGTGTTGTGGCGTTGCCGCTGGCGATGGCGTTTGCCATTGCGAGCGGGGTTCCGCCGGAGCGCGGTCTGTTTACGGCGATTGTTGCCGGGTTTCTGATTTCGGCTCTCGGCGGCAGCCGCGTGCAGATCGGCGGGCCGACCGGCGCGTTCGTTGTCATCGTTGCCGGGATCGTTGCCGAGTTCGGCTATGACGGCCTGGTGTGGAGCACCCTCCTCGCGGGCGGGTTGCTGGTGGCGCTCGGCATCGGGCGAATGGGGGCGCTGATTCGGTTCATCCCGTTCCCCGTGACGACGGGTTTCACGAGCGGCATTGCCGTGGTGATTTTCTCGACGCAGATTCGCGACTTGCTGGGGCTGCGGATGGAGTCCGTCCCCGCAGAGTTTGTCGACAAGTGGATCGAGTACGTTCGTCACCTGGGTTCGATTAACCCCAGCGCCGCGACCGTCGGCATCGGGACGATTCTTGTCATTGCAGTGACGCGGAAGTTCGTGCCGCGTATTCCGGCGATGCTGGTGGGGATGCTTGTCGCGACGATCGCGGCGGCGGCGTTGCACCTGGATGTCGAGACGATCGGTTCGCGCTTTGGGGAGCTTCCGCGGACGTTGCCGGCGCCGGGGCTTCCCTCGATTTCATTCAGTGAGTTGCGTGCGCTCGTGCCGTCGGCATTCACGATCGCGATGCTGGCGGCGATTGAGTCGTTGTTGTCCGCGACAGTGGCCGATGGTATGACGGGCGGCCGTCATAAGCCGAACACGGAACTAATCGCGCAGGGCGTGGCGAATGTCGGAACCGTTCTGTTTGGCGGTATTCCTGCCACGGGCGCGATTGCGCGGACGGCGACGAACATCAAGAGCGGCGCAAAGACTCCGGTGGCGGGATTGATTCACGCCGTGACGCTGTTTCTGCTGCTGCTCTTCTTTGCGCCGCTGGCAAAGGCGATTCCATTGGCAGCGCTGGCCGGCATTTTGGTCGTCGTCAGTTACAACATGAGTGAAGTGAATCACTTCATCGGTCTGCTGAAGGCACCGCGCAGCGACGTGATGGTGTTGCTGAGCACGTTCGGACTGACGGTGTTGATCGACCTGACCGTTGCGGTGGAGGTCGGCATCGTGCTGGCGGCGTTGCTCTTCATCCGGCGTATGTCTGAGGTTACCAGCGTCGGCATGATCACGCGCGAAGTTCGCGGCGACGAGGAAGAGGGGCCGGATCCGAATGCGTTGTCGCTGCGACACATTCCGGCCGGGGCGGAAGTGTTCGAGATTCAAGGGGCGTTCTTCTTTGGCGCAGCGGACCGATTCAAGGAGACGCTGCGAACCGTGGAGCGTCCGCCGAAGGTGTTGATCGTTCGCATGCGGAACGTGTTCGCGATGGACGCGACGGGCCTGCACTTGCTGGAGGAGTTGCTGCATCTTTGCCGGCGAGACGGAACGACGGTGGTGCTGTCCGGTGTGCATGCGCAGCCGTTGGTTGCGATGCAGCGCAAGGGCTTGTGGGACGCGATCGGCGAGGAGAACATCCACGGGAACATCGACGATGCGATCGATCGGGCGTGCGATCTTCTGGGAGAGCCCCGCCCCGAGCATCCCGCGCCGTTTGTCCCGGTGGTGGCTCGTGAAGGGGCTGTTGCCCCCAACGCGGGGTGA
- the ruvB gene encoding Holliday junction branch migration DNA helicase RuvB: MADNLNPQPNDPRDREDDQHLRPKSMGEFIGQTQAVENLRIFIQAAAQRGEALDHVLLYGPPGLGKTTLAHIIAAEMGSNLRSTSGPIIERKDDLAAILTDMKPSDVLFVDEIHRLNRVVEECLYPAMEDRKIDIMIGEGPHAKSIKLEVAPFTLVGATTRAGMLSAPLRSRFGITQRLQFYDQGEMEKIVRRSARILDAPIDAEAISLVARRSRGTPRIANRLLRRVRDIAQVRHDNHINSDVAEDALRLLDVDGRGLDTQDRALLSCLIEKFGGGPVGLNTLAVSLSEDEDTLIDVVEPYLIQIGFIKRTPRGRVATSSAFEHLGLRPPVDLNGDAAVDLFEDEG, translated from the coding sequence ATGGCCGACAATCTGAACCCGCAACCAAACGATCCGCGAGACCGCGAGGACGATCAGCATCTGCGCCCGAAGTCGATGGGCGAGTTCATCGGCCAGACGCAGGCGGTGGAGAATCTGCGGATCTTCATTCAGGCGGCGGCGCAGCGCGGCGAGGCGTTGGATCACGTGCTGCTGTACGGTCCGCCAGGGCTCGGGAAGACGACGCTGGCGCACATCATCGCGGCGGAGATGGGCAGCAATCTGCGCTCGACAAGCGGGCCGATCATCGAGCGCAAAGATGACCTGGCCGCGATCCTGACGGACATGAAGCCGAGCGACGTGTTGTTTGTGGACGAGATTCATCGGCTGAATCGCGTGGTGGAGGAGTGCCTGTATCCGGCGATGGAGGATCGCAAGATCGACATCATGATCGGCGAGGGGCCGCACGCGAAGTCGATCAAGCTGGAGGTGGCGCCGTTCACTCTCGTCGGTGCGACGACGCGCGCGGGCATGCTGAGCGCACCGCTGCGATCGCGTTTCGGAATTACGCAGCGGCTGCAGTTCTACGATCAGGGCGAGATGGAGAAGATCGTTCGGCGCTCTGCGCGGATTCTGGATGCGCCGATCGACGCGGAGGCGATTTCGCTCGTTGCACGCCGGTCGCGCGGAACGCCACGTATTGCAAACCGGCTGTTGCGACGCGTGCGCGACATCGCGCAGGTGCGGCACGACAATCACATCAACTCCGACGTGGCGGAAGACGCGTTACGATTGCTCGATGTTGATGGGCGCGGACTCGATACGCAGGACCGCGCGCTATTGTCCTGTCTGATCGAGAAGTTCGGCGGCGGTCCGGTCGGGTTGAATACGCTGGCGGTCAGTTTGAGTGAAGACGAGGACACGTTGATCGACGTCGTGGAGCCGTACCTGATTCAGATTGGTTTCATCAAACGCACGCCGCGCGGACGCGTGGCGACATCGTCTGCGTTCGAGCACCTCGGTCTGCGGCCGCCCGTGGATTTGAACGGCGACGCGGCTGTCGATCTGTTTGAAGACGAAGGCTGA
- a CDS encoding sulfite exporter TauE/SafE family protein: MTEWLIGLGTALWLGILTSISPCPLATNIAAVSYISRRVEKTRLAVWSGLLYTAGRTLTYLVLGVILSASLLAVPQLSHFLQKYMNMLMGPLLIVVGMFLLELLSLPSGSGSSWGQKMQKHADKFGVWGAGLLGFVFALSFCPTSAALFFGSLLPLTVKSGSSIIYPGIYGIGTAIPVLGFALVIAFGANGLGAAFKRVSAFELWARRITGVLFIGIGIWMSVRFILFV, encoded by the coding sequence GTGACAGAGTGGCTGATTGGGCTGGGCACGGCGCTCTGGCTCGGCATCCTGACATCGATCAGTCCGTGCCCGCTCGCCACAAACATCGCGGCCGTGTCGTACATCTCTCGCCGCGTTGAAAAGACGCGGCTCGCCGTGTGGTCAGGCCTGCTCTACACGGCCGGCCGCACGCTGACGTATCTCGTGCTCGGCGTCATTCTCTCCGCCAGCCTCCTGGCTGTGCCGCAACTCTCGCACTTCCTCCAGAAGTACATGAACATGCTGATGGGACCCCTGCTGATTGTCGTCGGCATGTTCCTACTGGAGCTATTGTCCCTGCCGTCCGGCTCCGGATCCTCCTGGGGACAGAAGATGCAGAAGCATGCGGACAAGTTCGGCGTCTGGGGAGCAGGCCTTCTGGGTTTTGTCTTCGCCCTTTCGTTTTGCCCGACATCCGCGGCGCTCTTCTTCGGCAGCCTCTTGCCTCTCACCGTGAAGAGCGGTTCCTCGATCATTTATCCGGGCATCTACGGAATTGGAACGGCCATCCCGGTGCTGGGCTTTGCACTGGTGATTGCGTTCGGGGCAAACGGCCTGGGAGCGGCCTTCAAACGCGTCAGCGCCTTCGAACTCTGGGCCCGACGCATCACCGGCGTGCTCTTTATCGGAATTGGTATTTGGATGAGCGTACGATTTATTCTGTTCGTGTAG
- a CDS encoding TM0996/MTH895 family glutaredoxin-like protein, whose translation MKKLQVLGTGCPKCKKLAELTEAAAKEAGIEYELEKVTDINDIVEFGVMTTPALVVDGEVKSAGKLPSASELRAMLT comes from the coding sequence ATGAAGAAACTGCAAGTGCTGGGCACCGGTTGCCCGAAGTGTAAGAAGCTCGCCGAATTGACCGAGGCCGCCGCGAAAGAAGCAGGCATCGAGTACGAACTGGAGAAGGTGACCGACATCAATGACATCGTGGAATTCGGCGTCATGACAACCCCCGCCCTGGTCGTCGATGGCGAGGTGAAGAGCGCAGGCAAACTGCCCTCTGCAAGTGAACTTCGAGCAATGCTGACCTGA
- a CDS encoding sulfite exporter TauE/SafE family protein, translated as MILILIAVFFVFSAIFSMMGQGGGVVYTPIQVWAGIDFHEAAATSLFLIAAVSLSSTIVFRKAKKTDWGLAITLESSTMVGGFLGGIVSSWFTAGPLSVLFAVMVFVSSYFMLSPKTQKDHCSEVKRTRLHWRRSLGDRTYCVNLPLALSVSLLVGLFSGLLGVGGGILKVPVMVLLLGIPMDIAVGSSAFMVGMTAVAGLAGHILQGHWDWKTSLILGVVVFAGAQIGSRLTVGIDKLRLKKAFGWFLLVIGSLMVIRLFY; from the coding sequence ATGATCCTGATTCTCATAGCCGTGTTCTTCGTCTTCTCTGCCATCTTCTCCATGATGGGCCAGGGAGGCGGGGTGGTCTACACCCCGATTCAGGTTTGGGCGGGAATCGACTTTCACGAAGCCGCAGCGACGAGCCTGTTTCTGATCGCCGCAGTCTCGCTCTCTTCAACGATCGTCTTTCGCAAAGCAAAGAAAACCGACTGGGGACTGGCGATCACGCTCGAGTCGTCGACGATGGTGGGAGGCTTCCTGGGAGGAATCGTCTCCTCGTGGTTCACGGCCGGTCCCTTGTCGGTGCTCTTTGCCGTCATGGTCTTCGTCTCATCCTACTTCATGCTCTCTCCGAAGACGCAGAAGGATCATTGCTCTGAGGTGAAGAGAACGCGACTTCATTGGAGAAGATCGCTCGGCGACAGAACCTACTGCGTTAATCTCCCGCTGGCACTTTCCGTGTCCTTGCTCGTTGGTCTTTTCTCAGGCCTCCTCGGTGTCGGCGGAGGCATTCTGAAAGTCCCCGTCATGGTTCTGCTTCTCGGGATCCCCATGGATATCGCCGTCGGCAGCAGCGCCTTCATGGTGGGAATGACGGCAGTCGCCGGCCTGGCTGGTCATATTCTGCAGGGCCATTGGGACTGGAAAACCTCGCTCATTCTGGGCGTCGTCGTCTTCGCGGGCGCCCAGATCGGAAGCCGACTCACCGTGGGCATCGACAAACTCAGGCTCAAGAAAGCGTTTGGCTGGTTCTTGCTGGTCATCGGATCGCTGATGGTGATCCGGCTGTTCTACTAA
- a CDS encoding tRNA CCA-pyrophosphorylase has translation MIDARTYYEAGLQLHGHKCPAMPMGLRVGAAAMNMLGVERSKDGQLVALVEIGENHCATCFADGVQMITGCTFGKGNIQRLHYGKWGLTLVEKKSGRAVRVTPKAEAMQANKQSSFFKDYREKGIPASEVPEEVIAPLVERVMSAPEEDLLIVSDVFEYALESPPHSFAGFVCDICGEMTVEPYGRILNDKKVCIPCREKAIRG, from the coding sequence ATGATTGACGCGAGAACTTACTACGAAGCCGGCCTTCAATTGCACGGCCACAAGTGCCCCGCAATGCCCATGGGTCTGCGGGTCGGGGCAGCCGCCATGAACATGTTAGGCGTCGAGAGATCAAAAGACGGACAGCTCGTCGCCCTGGTAGAAATCGGAGAGAACCACTGCGCAACCTGCTTCGCAGACGGCGTTCAAATGATCACGGGTTGCACCTTCGGCAAAGGCAACATTCAGAGGCTCCACTACGGGAAGTGGGGTCTCACTTTGGTCGAAAAGAAATCCGGACGCGCGGTGCGCGTAACCCCCAAGGCGGAAGCGATGCAGGCCAACAAACAGTCTTCCTTCTTCAAGGACTATCGCGAGAAAGGCATTCCAGCCTCGGAAGTCCCTGAAGAGGTCATCGCCCCATTGGTCGAGCGAGTGATGTCCGCTCCGGAAGAAGATCTGCTGATCGTGAGCGATGTCTTCGAGTACGCGCTGGAGTCTCCGCCGCATTCTTTCGCGGGATTCGTCTGCGACATCTGCGGCGAGATGACCGTCGAACCCTATGGGCGAATCCTCAACGATAAGAAAGTCTGCATCCCATGCCGCGAGAAAGCGATTAGGGGCTGA